A single genomic interval of Ruminococcus sp. NK3A76 harbors:
- the dusB gene encoding tRNA dihydrouridine synthase DusB, with the protein MEYINIKNVKIEKTACLAPMASVADAAYRLMCKRFGAAYLISEMISSKGLVYGDKNTAKLCRVLAEERPCALQLFGEEPEFMGRAAAMLNDFQPDIIDINMGCPVPKIVSNGSGSALMKDPDRAAAITAAVADNAKCPVTVKIRSGWDKDSINAPELAKMLEQAGASAIAVHARTKTQMYSGSADWDIIRQVKSAVSIPVIGNGDVKTPQECKAMYEQTGCDLVMIGRGSYGRPWVFEQVKRFFETGELLPEPDPPRKAEIMLEHGKLLCELKGEEQGIKEMRKNVAWYVKGLPNSAKIRGNTDKLFTYHDLEMIAEMIR; encoded by the coding sequence ATGGAATATATCAATATCAAAAACGTGAAGATAGAAAAGACCGCCTGCCTCGCCCCAATGGCATCAGTGGCAGATGCGGCATACAGACTTATGTGCAAGCGCTTCGGTGCGGCGTATCTTATCAGCGAGATGATATCCTCAAAGGGTCTTGTCTACGGCGATAAAAACACCGCTAAGCTCTGCCGTGTGCTCGCTGAAGAACGCCCATGCGCTCTCCAGCTGTTCGGCGAGGAGCCTGAGTTTATGGGTCGTGCCGCAGCAATGCTTAACGACTTTCAGCCGGATATAATTGATATCAATATGGGCTGCCCCGTGCCTAAGATAGTCTCAAACGGCAGCGGCTCTGCGCTTATGAAAGACCCCGACCGTGCAGCGGCGATAACAGCAGCGGTGGCCGATAACGCAAAATGCCCCGTCACAGTCAAGATACGCTCCGGCTGGGATAAGGACAGTATAAACGCCCCTGAGCTTGCAAAAATGCTCGAACAGGCAGGCGCATCAGCAATAGCCGTCCACGCAAGAACAAAAACGCAGATGTATTCCGGCTCTGCCGACTGGGATATCATAAGACAGGTCAAGTCTGCGGTGAGTATCCCCGTTATCGGCAACGGCGATGTAAAGACCCCTCAGGAGTGTAAGGCTATGTATGAGCAGACCGGCTGCGACCTTGTGATGATAGGCCGTGGCTCTTACGGCAGGCCGTGGGTCTTTGAGCAGGTCAAGAGGTTTTTTGAAACAGGTGAGCTCCTCCCCGAGCCCGACCCTCCACGCAAGGCCGAGATAATGCTTGAACACGGTAAACTCCTCTGCGAGCTCAAAGGCGAGGAGCAGGGCATCAAGGAGATGCGCAAAAACGTCGCCTGGTATGTCAAGGGTCTTCCCAACAGCGCAAAGATAAGAGGTAATACGGATAAGCTGTTTACCTATCACGATCTGGAAATGATTGCAGAGATGATAAGATAA
- the rsmI gene encoding 16S rRNA (cytidine(1402)-2'-O)-methyltransferase has product MSELYVVGTPIGNLSDITYRAVETLRSVDFICAEDTRVTLKLLNHFGIKKSVISYHEHSAGQVAEGICERILSGESAAIVTDAGMPCISDPGEGLVRLCYEKGIKVTVVPGPVACVSALAISGLDTAHFSFEGFLPQSKKERLARLASAARTENTLIFYEAPHKLVNTLEDMLEFFGDRRISLCRELTKIHEEVFRTTISQAVGHYKQSPPRGEFVLVIEGAAALQEEAPQTIESALEQVEALIGNGMRAADACREIAKVTPYSKGELYSKYLEVKK; this is encoded by the coding sequence ATGAGTGAGCTTTATGTAGTAGGAACGCCTATAGGCAACCTTTCGGATATAACATACAGAGCAGTCGAGACACTGCGAAGCGTCGATTTTATCTGCGCTGAGGATACAAGGGTCACGCTTAAGCTGCTCAACCACTTCGGTATAAAAAAGTCGGTCATATCATACCACGAGCATAGCGCAGGCCAGGTCGCTGAGGGTATCTGTGAGCGTATCCTCTCAGGCGAGAGCGCAGCAATAGTCACAGATGCAGGTATGCCCTGTATCTCCGACCCCGGCGAGGGTCTTGTCAGGCTCTGCTATGAAAAGGGTATAAAAGTCACGGTCGTTCCCGGGCCTGTGGCGTGTGTATCAGCCCTTGCCATAAGCGGCCTTGATACAGCGCATTTTTCCTTCGAGGGCTTCCTGCCGCAGAGCAAAAAAGAGCGCCTTGCCCGGCTTGCAAGTGCAGCAAGAACTGAGAATACCCTCATCTTCTATGAAGCCCCCCATAAGCTCGTCAATACTCTTGAAGATATGCTCGAATTTTTCGGCGACAGACGTATCTCCCTTTGCAGGGAGCTTACTAAAATTCACGAGGAGGTCTTCCGTACTACTATATCGCAGGCAGTCGGGCACTATAAGCAGTCTCCCCCCCGTGGTGAGTTCGTGCTCGTTATCGAGGGCGCAGCCGCTTTGCAGGAGGAAGCCCCCCAGACTATAGAGTCAGCCCTCGAACAGGTCGAAGCACTCATAGGTAACGGTATGCGTGCCGCCGATGCCTGCCGTGAGATAGCTAAAGTCACCCCCTATTCAAAAGGCGAGCTCTACTCAAAATACTTAGAGGTAAAGAAATGA
- the rimI gene encoding ribosomal protein S18-alanine N-acetyltransferase has product MNINVRQAQPGDCKALAEISAQAFSQPMSETEFLRELETNFSRTLIAETGGDIVGFINIWLISGEADLNNIAVIPKYRRLGVGQALLSHGIKACDGCSVITLEVRPSNTAAVAFYEKNCFKLVGYRKAFYEKPTEDAAMYKKVLVK; this is encoded by the coding sequence ATGAATATAAACGTAAGACAAGCACAGCCCGGCGACTGTAAGGCGCTTGCAGAGATATCCGCTCAGGCATTTTCCCAGCCTATGAGCGAGACAGAGTTCTTAAGAGAGCTTGAGACAAATTTCTCACGCACGCTTATAGCCGAAACAGGCGGCGATATCGTGGGCTTTATAAACATATGGCTCATAAGCGGCGAGGCTGACCTTAATAATATCGCTGTTATCCCTAAGTACCGCAGACTCGGTGTCGGCCAGGCGCTGCTAAGCCACGGCATTAAAGCCTGCGACGGCTGCTCGGTCATCACTCTCGAAGTGCGCCCCTCAAACACGGCGGCAGTCGCTTTCTATGAGAAAAACTGCTTCAAGCTCGTCGGCTACCGTAAAGCCTTCTATGAAAAGCCTACGGAAGATGCCGCAATGTATAAAAAAGTGTTGGTGAAATAA
- a CDS encoding methyltransferase has product MYDDITTEMLGDKIEIFISKEHRFGTDAFLLSDFAGGRHKDYVCDFCTGSGIVALLTIKNFAPAHIDAVEIQPKAHDLLKMTKQKNSLDTLTPLLCDLKDYKSEKELDLITCNPPYKISGTGAKNDEQAVSIARHEVMCTIDDVCKAAAKNLKFGGRLCLCQRPERLADIFSSMRAAGIEPKRLRTVHKNPEGAPWLVLVEGKKGAKPFLTIEKPLYVCGEGNEPSKEMQRIYGFA; this is encoded by the coding sequence ATGTATGACGATATAACAACAGAGATGCTCGGCGATAAGATAGAGATATTCATAAGTAAAGAGCACCGCTTCGGCACAGACGCTTTCCTGCTCTCAGACTTCGCAGGCGGCAGACATAAGGACTATGTGTGTGACTTCTGTACCGGCAGCGGCATAGTCGCCCTGCTTACAATAAAAAACTTCGCCCCTGCGCATATCGACGCTGTCGAGATACAGCCTAAGGCGCATGACCTCCTTAAAATGACAAAGCAAAAAAACTCTCTCGATACCCTCACCCCCCTCCTTTGTGACCTTAAGGACTATAAGTCAGAAAAGGAACTCGACCTTATCACCTGTAACCCTCCCTATAAGATAAGCGGTACAGGCGCTAAGAACGACGAGCAGGCTGTGAGTATCGCACGTCATGAGGTCATGTGTACGATAGACGATGTCTGTAAAGCCGCCGCTAAGAACCTTAAATTCGGCGGCCGGCTCTGCCTTTGCCAGCGCCCCGAGCGCCTTGCTGATATCTTCTCATCAATGCGTGCAGCAGGGATAGAACCTAAGCGCCTGCGTACAGTGCATAAAAACCCCGAGGGCGCACCCTGGCTTGTGCTTGTCGAGGGTAAAAAGGGCGCAAAGCCGTTCCTCACAATAGAAAAGCCCCTCTATGTCTGCGGCGAGGGAAATGAGCCCTCAAAAGAAATGCAGAGAATATATGGCTTTGCTTGA
- the tsaD gene encoding tRNA (adenosine(37)-N6)-threonylcarbamoyltransferase complex transferase subunit TsaD codes for MYVLGIESSCDETAAAVVKDGREVVSNVVATQIAEHRLYGGVVPEIASRRHCENVYQVVQKALDDAKLSLSEIDAIGVTYAPGLIGALLVGVSFAKGLSLTSGVPLVNVHHIAGHIASNYISHPELEPPYLCLVASGGHSHIIEVTDYTHYKVIGRTRDDAAGECFDKAARTLGFEYPGGKFIDDASKRGDAHAFDLPHPRVQGSEYDFSFSGLKTAVINLVHNASQKGQQLNRDDVAASFQRTVCEILVGNTIKAAVNGGYKTIAVAGGVSANSGLRAAMQKACDEHGFRLYVPELKYCGDNAAMIASQGCYDFISGKRAGMDLNGVATLSLDTLSAQTPAV; via the coding sequence ATGTATGTTTTAGGAATAGAAAGCTCCTGCGACGAAACAGCCGCAGCAGTAGTCAAGGACGGCCGTGAGGTCGTATCAAACGTCGTCGCAACACAGATAGCCGAGCATAGACTCTATGGCGGCGTCGTTCCCGAGATAGCGTCAAGACGCCACTGTGAGAATGTCTATCAGGTGGTGCAGAAGGCTCTCGACGATGCGAAGCTCTCGCTGTCGGAGATAGATGCGATAGGCGTAACCTATGCCCCCGGGCTTATAGGTGCGCTGCTCGTCGGTGTCAGCTTTGCAAAGGGGCTCTCTCTTACATCCGGCGTGCCGCTTGTCAATGTCCACCATATCGCCGGTCATATAGCATCAAACTATATCTCCCACCCCGAGCTTGAGCCGCCCTACCTCTGCCTTGTTGCCTCCGGCGGCCATTCGCATATAATCGAAGTCACTGACTATACCCACTATAAGGTCATAGGCCGTACAAGAGACGACGCAGCCGGCGAGTGCTTTGATAAGGCAGCCCGTACCCTCGGCTTTGAATACCCGGGAGGAAAGTTTATCGACGATGCATCAAAACGAGGAGATGCCCACGCTTTCGACCTCCCCCACCCCCGTGTCCAGGGCAGTGAGTATGATTTCTCCTTCTCAGGCCTTAAAACGGCAGTGATAAACCTCGTCCATAACGCCTCGCAAAAGGGTCAGCAATTAAACCGTGACGATGTCGCAGCATCTTTCCAGCGTACAGTCTGTGAGATACTTGTCGGTAATACGATAAAGGCAGCCGTAAACGGCGGATATAAGACGATAGCCGTTGCCGGCGGCGTGTCTGCAAACTCCGGCCTGCGTGCCGCAATGCAGAAAGCCTGCGATGAGCATGGCTTCAGACTCTATGTTCCCGAGCTTAAATACTGCGGCGATAATGCCGCTATGATAGCAAGCCAGGGCTGCTATGACTTTATCTCCGGTAAACGTGCCGGTATGGATCTAAATGGTGTAGCCACCCTCTCCCTCGATACCCTCTCCGCCCAGACCCCGGCAGTCTGA
- a CDS encoding DUF5071 domain-containing protein, whose product MQSDEKADCAICAQSSCGVALSDNEIDTIVPELLEWIQDMNWVVSAYMIKVLACHRGVVEKYLPDLLRPEQKDDEWKRNIIAHLLTEWPYYPDDIRTITEIRRIAEHPTDGERNELADEAAKEYLRQHRTQTETKQTQCPGAI is encoded by the coding sequence GTGCAATCTGACGAAAAAGCTGACTGCGCAATTTGCGCACAATCTTCGTGCGGTGTTGCCTTAAGTGATAATGAGATAGATACGATAGTTCCCGAGTTGCTTGAATGGATACAGGACATGAACTGGGTGGTATCTGCATACATGATAAAGGTCCTTGCGTGTCACCGGGGTGTTGTCGAGAAATACTTACCTGATCTGTTAAGGCCTGAGCAGAAAGACGATGAATGGAAAAGAAACATTATAGCGCATCTGCTTACAGAATGGCCTTATTATCCGGACGACATCAGAACGATCACTGAGATAAGAAGGATCGCAGAACACCCTACTGACGGGGAGCGAAATGAATTGGCAGATGAGGCTGCGAAAGAATACCTGAGGCAACACCGCACACAGACCGAAACAAAACAAACACAATGCCCCGGAGCGATATGA
- a CDS encoding radical SAM protein codes for MESIKCTHLRQLHEYRQELRKKPQLRRLFLELTLRCNEKCLHCGSRCNDVVSEEMPKEVYFEFLDKVKKDFSPKLPMLCITGGEPLLRSDFAEIMGYAHKLGFRWGMTSNATLIDEDKLGMLKETGLATISVSIDGLRETHDAFRRRKGGFDEAVRGIKLLMQGGFKEVQVTTVVTRKNIGELEELFELMKELDVDSWRVIGIEPIGRALELDGYTLDMAQQRQMLDFIRTKRYEGWPVMYGCSHYLGLEYEREVRDWYFLCNAGVYTASIMANGNIAACLDIERRPETIQGNILRDDFTQVWKERFEIFRTPLWQKSEKCRDCAERDFCEGGSYHSWDFDKNEQRVCFIMHDQECQMET; via the coding sequence ATGGAAAGCATAAAATGCACTCACCTCAGGCAGCTCCACGAATACAGGCAGGAGCTGAGAAAAAAACCGCAACTAAGAAGGCTTTTCTTAGAGCTGACGCTGAGGTGCAACGAAAAATGCCTGCACTGCGGCAGCAGGTGCAATGATGTCGTATCCGAGGAGATGCCGAAGGAAGTCTACTTTGAGTTTTTAGACAAGGTGAAGAAGGATTTCTCGCCGAAGCTGCCGATGCTTTGCATAACGGGCGGCGAGCCGCTGCTCAGGAGCGACTTTGCAGAGATAATGGGCTATGCACACAAGCTGGGGTTTCGCTGGGGAATGACGAGCAATGCGACACTGATAGACGAGGACAAGCTGGGTATGCTCAAAGAGACAGGGCTTGCCACGATATCTGTGAGCATTGACGGGCTTCGGGAAACACACGATGCTTTCCGCAGGCGCAAGGGCGGCTTTGACGAAGCGGTGAGAGGAATAAAGCTGCTGATGCAGGGCGGATTCAAGGAAGTACAGGTGACGACTGTTGTCACGAGGAAAAACATAGGCGAGCTGGAGGAGCTTTTTGAGCTGATGAAGGAGCTTGATGTTGACTCGTGGCGTGTCATCGGGATAGAGCCGATAGGCAGGGCGTTAGAGCTTGACGGATACACGCTTGACATGGCGCAGCAGCGGCAGATGCTCGACTTTATACGCACTAAAAGGTATGAGGGGTGGCCTGTGATGTACGGCTGCTCACACTACTTAGGGCTTGAATACGAGCGTGAGGTAAGAGACTGGTACTTTTTATGCAATGCGGGAGTATACACGGCAAGCATTATGGCAAACGGCAACATCGCTGCCTGTCTTGACATAGAGAGGCGGCCTGAGACGATACAGGGAAACATTCTGCGTGACGATTTTACGCAGGTATGGAAAGAGCGGTTTGAGATATTCCGCACGCCGTTATGGCAAAAAAGCGAGAAATGCCGTGACTGCGCAGAGCGTGACTTCTGCGAGGGAGGCTCTTATCACAGCTGGGATTTTGACAAAAACGAGCAGAGGGTATGCTTTATAATGCATGATCAAGAATGCCAAATGGAGACTTGA
- a CDS encoding NUDIX hydrolase produces the protein MHLREETVRSELIFDGKVVKLYKDEARLEDGSIVNRELIKHPGGVCVVPIDNEGNVYLVKQFRYPFQTELVEIPAGKLEYGEDHRQCGLRELKEETGAECDEFVYLGKLYPTVAYDSEIIHMYLARGLHFGEQKLDDDEFLDVFRVPFERAVEMTMNGEILDSKTQIALLKTKILLESKQ, from the coding sequence ATGCATCTGAGAGAGGAGACCGTAAGATCAGAGCTGATATTTGACGGCAAGGTGGTCAAGCTATACAAGGACGAGGCAAGGCTTGAAGACGGGAGCATCGTAAACAGAGAGCTTATAAAGCACCCGGGCGGAGTATGCGTTGTGCCGATAGATAACGAGGGGAACGTATATCTTGTCAAGCAGTTCAGATATCCTTTCCAGACGGAGCTTGTTGAGATACCGGCAGGAAAGCTCGAATACGGTGAAGACCACAGGCAGTGCGGACTGAGAGAGCTCAAAGAGGAGACAGGTGCTGAGTGCGACGAGTTTGTGTACCTTGGAAAGCTGTATCCGACTGTGGCTTATGACAGCGAGATAATACATATGTATCTTGCGAGAGGACTGCACTTCGGGGAGCAGAAGCTCGATGATGATGAATTCCTTGATGTGTTCAGGGTGCCGTTTGAAAGGGCTGTTGAGATGACGATGAACGGCGAGATACTTGATTCAAAGACGCAGATAGCATTGCTGAAAACGAAAATATTGCTGGAAAGCAAACAGTAA
- a CDS encoding YfhO family protein → MTKPKLTGKDIKKYLFPAKNDKERYLLLFVLSMVGMLICFLPSLIVNKGVFLYYGDFNSQQEMFYYHSNEMIKNGAFGWDWGTDLGSSFIGSYSFYLLGSPFFWVTVIFPPSWEVYLIPVMLGVKTACAAMFSYAYIRMFVKNKDAAFIGAMLYAFSGFQAYNVFFNHFHDATAVFPLLLIGMELNIRQNKRGAFALAVALCACISYYFFFDEVVFVTIYFIIRMIGGDYDITPKKLLELAFESIAGVMLAAIIFLPACLDTINNPRLTERFWGPDLIAYNDKFRILRIIQCFFMLPDMPARNNIFNSDTARWASIAGYMPLFSMTGVLAFVRTKQKSWAKRVVYTSFVMMVIPGLNAVYQMMTSTYYARWYYMPILIMAMMTAQMLEEDPGEVKRAFWPVAGITMFFVICGLLPKKEDDKIVWFKNAQYPELYYIQAGAAIVMTILLAVVLFNFAKRENFLRVASFFTAGACIVSMAVCVWYGVAQGPYNDYYIEHAIRGRDNIDLTEFETDEEKASSNSFYRIDTSPNVDNWCMIWGLSSMRCFQSVVPSSIMEFYETAGQERNVASRIEPKYYAYRGLFSVKYYFDEQVDMYSSDKEKKEPALNEEHEELPGFKYVGTQNGFNIYKNENFVPMGFVYDEYITEEEFEELPTLKKTNILMHAVVLDEEEIEKNSDILARSSTESNILTKLDYETTAKKKAESSCQSFEYDTNGFTAKNTLDKESLVFFSVPYTKGWSAEVNGEKADIVKASYGFMAVRCKAGENEIVFHYVTPGIRAGAVMTGVSAVALAEYIYLSKKSKNDPDDKKDNGKKKAKKKEA, encoded by the coding sequence ATGACAAAACCGAAACTAACGGGGAAGGACATAAAAAAATACCTTTTCCCGGCAAAAAATGACAAGGAAAGATATTTACTGCTGTTTGTCCTGTCTATGGTGGGGATGCTTATATGCTTTCTGCCGTCGCTGATAGTAAACAAGGGCGTATTCCTTTACTACGGCGACTTCAACTCGCAGCAGGAGATGTTTTACTACCACTCGAATGAGATGATAAAAAACGGTGCCTTCGGCTGGGACTGGGGGACTGACCTCGGGTCGAGCTTTATTGGCTCATACTCGTTCTATCTGCTCGGGTCGCCGTTTTTCTGGGTGACGGTCATCTTCCCGCCGTCGTGGGAGGTATACCTGATACCTGTAATGCTCGGCGTTAAGACTGCCTGTGCGGCGATGTTCTCATATGCATACATAAGAATGTTTGTAAAAAACAAGGACGCAGCGTTTATAGGTGCCATGCTGTATGCATTCTCGGGATTTCAGGCGTACAACGTATTCTTCAACCACTTCCACGATGCAACGGCTGTTTTTCCGCTGCTGCTGATAGGCATGGAGCTAAACATCAGGCAGAACAAGCGTGGGGCTTTTGCTCTTGCTGTGGCTTTATGCGCCTGCATAAGCTACTACTTCTTCTTTGACGAGGTAGTATTCGTTACGATATACTTTATTATAAGAATGATAGGCGGAGATTACGACATCACCCCGAAAAAGCTGTTGGAGCTTGCGTTTGAGTCGATAGCAGGTGTGATGCTCGCAGCTATCATATTCCTGCCGGCGTGTCTTGACACGATAAACAACCCAAGGCTTACCGAGCGCTTCTGGGGGCCTGACCTGATAGCATACAACGACAAGTTCAGGATACTCAGGATAATACAGTGCTTCTTCATGCTGCCGGATATGCCTGCAAGAAACAACATATTCAATTCGGACACCGCAAGGTGGGCATCTATTGCAGGTTATATGCCGCTGTTCTCGATGACGGGCGTACTGGCATTTGTAAGGACAAAGCAGAAAAGCTGGGCAAAGAGGGTAGTATACACCAGCTTTGTGATGATGGTGATACCAGGGCTCAATGCTGTATATCAGATGATGACATCGACATACTACGCAAGGTGGTATTATATGCCAATTCTGATAATGGCTATGATGACCGCACAGATGCTCGAAGAAGACCCCGGAGAGGTAAAGAGAGCTTTCTGGCCGGTGGCAGGGATAACGATGTTCTTTGTGATATGCGGACTGCTGCCTAAGAAAGAGGACGACAAGATAGTATGGTTCAAGAATGCGCAGTATCCTGAGCTGTATTACATTCAGGCAGGAGCGGCTATCGTTATGACGATACTGCTTGCGGTGGTGCTCTTTAATTTCGCAAAGAGGGAGAACTTCCTGAGGGTGGCTTCATTCTTCACGGCAGGCGCCTGCATAGTGAGCATGGCTGTATGCGTATGGTACGGTGTTGCGCAGGGGCCTTACAATGACTACTACATAGAGCACGCTATAAGAGGGCGTGACAATATAGACCTGACGGAATTTGAAACGGACGAGGAAAAGGCAAGCAGCAACAGCTTCTACAGGATAGACACATCGCCCAATGTAGACAACTGGTGCATGATATGGGGCTTGAGCTCGATGAGGTGCTTCCAGAGCGTTGTGCCTTCCTCGATAATGGAATTCTACGAGACGGCAGGGCAGGAAAGAAACGTCGCTTCCCGTATCGAGCCGAAATACTATGCGTACAGGGGGCTTTTCTCGGTAAAGTATTACTTTGACGAGCAGGTAGATATGTACAGCTCGGACAAGGAAAAGAAAGAGCCGGCTTTAAACGAGGAGCACGAGGAGCTGCCGGGCTTTAAGTACGTCGGCACACAGAACGGCTTCAACATCTACAAGAATGAAAACTTCGTGCCTATGGGTTTTGTATACGACGAATACATAACCGAGGAGGAGTTTGAGGAGCTGCCGACATTAAAGAAGACAAACATTTTAATGCACGCAGTGGTGCTCGATGAGGAAGAGATAGAAAAGAATTCCGACATACTGGCAAGATCTTCCACAGAATCGAATATACTGACAAAGCTCGATTACGAGACGACTGCGAAGAAAAAGGCAGAGAGCTCATGCCAGAGCTTTGAATACGACACGAACGGCTTCACTGCCAAGAACACGCTCGACAAGGAATCGCTGGTATTTTTCAGCGTACCCTACACTAAGGGCTGGAGCGCTGAGGTGAACGGTGAAAAGGCTGACATAGTAAAAGCATCATACGGCTTTATGGCGGTAAGGTGCAAGGCAGGGGAGAACGAGATAGTATTCCATTATGTGACACCGGGGATAAGAGCCGGTGCTGTGATGACAGGGGTGAGTGCTGTGGCACTTGCTGAATACATCTATCTCAGCAAGAAAAGCAAGAATGACCCTGACGACAAAAAAGACAACGGCAAGAAAAAGGCAAAGAAAAAGGAGGCATAA
- a CDS encoding DUF5104 domain-containing protein: MLPSVGSGVLIGGALIKDYVISHRDYEVVTDEWRAHTVSYEKAARDVTGQLLDAAQSGDRELIGKLFAKSARESRSYESELDRFLKALPKGEAKVSSEYAAKGVDYENRYKDTYENRYYNESLKVEIDGEEYYVYAYFCMKNEDPDEIGLIFFCLQNEKGYKQRIDFSGRNIACIIK, encoded by the coding sequence TTGCTGCCGTCGGTAGGGTCGGGGGTGCTTATAGGCGGTGCGCTGATAAAGGACTATGTGATATCTCACAGGGATTACGAGGTAGTGACCGATGAATGGAGAGCGCACACTGTTTCCTACGAAAAGGCGGCAAGAGATGTGACCGGACAGCTTTTAGACGCTGCACAAAGCGGTGACAGAGAGCTTATAGGCAAGCTCTTTGCCAAAAGTGCAAGGGAGAGCAGGAGCTATGAAAGTGAGCTTGACCGGTTTCTGAAAGCGCTGCCGAAGGGCGAGGCCAAGGTATCATCTGAATATGCGGCCAAGGGCGTAGATTACGAAAACAGATATAAAGACACTTATGAGAACCGTTATTACAACGAATCGTTAAAGGTCGAGATAGACGGGGAGGAATACTATGTCTACGCATACTTCTGCATGAAAAATGAAGACCCCGACGAGATAGGGCTGATATTCTTCTGTCTGCAAAACGAAAAGGGATACAAGCAGCGCATTGATTTTTCAGGGCGGAATATTGCCTGCATAATAAAATAA